ATCTGGCGGAAGAGATTGAAAATCAATCGGTTCATCAAATGACTGTCCCCAGCTTAGCCAGCAAGTTCTTAAAACGATATGATGGCATGAATCAGAACGAGTTGACTTGAGTTAAATTGAATCAAAAGAATTGAATCGTTGTACCGCGAAAGTCTTTCCTATTCTTTTATCCAAAGAAGGGAAGAGGCTTTTTTGTTTTAGCGTGAAAAAATGAAACAACCGAATTCATATCACTTATAGATTCCTATTCATTTGAAGGAACGTCCTCCATATTTTCTTCGAAAATGGCTGATAAAAGAGCTGCTTCAGCTGCTCGAACTGTGCATCATTCAGATGAAGATGGAGCGCTCTTTTTGCTATTTTGGCGGCAGGCTGGGAAGAAGATTTCCGGCCTCCGGCTTTTCGTTTGATCGGAATATGAAATTGCAGCAAGTCTTCAAGTCGATTCCAGCCTTCCCAACTCAGCCGACCTCCGCGTTTCCAGTCAATAGCATAGAGGGCATAATAGGCATGTGCTTCTGTTTGTTTGGTAGCAATAATCCAGGTGGAAGGAATGAACTTTCTCCGTTGTCTTCGATTCATTCAATTGCTCCTTCTTTTGATATTGCAAAAGTCATGTTAAATTCCTCTTGATTTGCAGGATCGTCTTGATTAGAATAAAGTTATAAAAATGATTTTCTTAATTTATTAAAAATAAATAAAAATAATTTTCAAAAAGTGAGGTCCTCATGGCAGCCATTTTACGTGCGTTGCAGCAAGAACTGAATAACCTTCCGTCTCAGGAGCGACGTATCGCCGAAGTCATTATGCAATCTCCATCGGACATTCCTGGCTGGACGATTAGTCATCTGGCAGAGCAGAGTGGCACAAGTGCGGCAACGGTGACCCGCTTTTGCAAGTCGTTTCATTTCAAAGGCTTTCCTGATTTCAAAATGAAACTCGCCGCAGAATTGTCCCACGCATCTGATGAAACGGCGTATCAGGATATTGTAGCGGGCAATTCCCTATCCAAAATTGTTGAAGCTATCGAAGCCAACCACCTCGCGTCGATTGCTGATACCACCCGTTTGCTGGATTTGGGCAGATTGGAGCAAGCCGTTCAATTATTGTGCCAGGCTCGCCGCATTGATCTGTACGGTGTGGCTACCTCTTCGATCGTTACACAGGATTTCTATCAGAAACTGGTGCGGATCGGCAAAAGCTGTACGGCTTTCTCCGACTCACACATGCAGATTACATCCGCATCTTCGCTCGCAGAGGGAGATGTGGCGATGGCCGTATCCTATTCAGGCGAAACACCAGAGACCATCGATGCCCTGCATTGTGCCAAACAGGCTGGAGCTTCTACGATTTCACTGACTTCCTACGGAAGTAACAAACTCGCAACGGTATCGGATATTCCACTATTCACCTCTTCTCTGGAAGAAGGCATGAGGCGTGGAGATATGGCTTCCCGCATTGCACTGCTGCATGTGGTCGATATTTTGTTCACAGGCATGGTAAGTGCCGACTTCGACCGTTTTATCCCTAGGCTGGAACAATCCTATCATAATGTGCAATCTTATCGAGTCCAACACAACGGAGGTGCCTGACAGATGAATATCCGCATTTTTGAAAATGAAGAAGATCTAAACGCCACGGGTGCTGGCCTCATTGCCAGCTTGTTGCAAACCAAACCACGGGCTGTATTGGGGCTTGCGACAGGAAGTTCTCCTGTAGGCATATATAAACAGCTGATCACGTTGTACCAGAAGGGGCTGGTTAGCTTCTCACAGGCTTCTTCTTTTAATCTCGATGAGTATGTTGGACTTCCAACAGAACATCGTGAAAGTTACCGCAGTTTCATGAATGAACAATTATTCAATCATATCGATATAGATATTGCTAGAACACAAGTGCCTGATGGTCAGGCTGCTGATCTGGAACAGGAATGTAATTCCTATGAACAGCGCTTAGACGATCGTGGACCGGTAGACCTTCAACTGCTGGGCATAGGACATAATGGTCATATTGGCTTCAATGAACCGGGAACTGAACTTACAGGACGAACACATGTCGTGGATCTGAAAGACGAGACGAGAAAGGCAAACGCACGTTTCTTTGACAGCATTGATGAAGTTCCGGCTCAGGCGATTACAATGGGTGTTGGTACCATTTTGAAAGCCAAACAAATTCTGCTCATTGCCCGTGGCGAGGAAAAAGCCGAGATTATCCGCGAAGCTTTTATGGGCCCAATCACAACGGCATGTCCTGCATCGCTTTTGCAATGTCATCCAAATGTGGTGGTATTGCTGGACCGTGCAGCAGGGAGGCTAGTGAGATGACCGGAGCGAATAGCCATGAACCTGGGAGCCAGCGTGATGAAAATATTTTTCTTCTTCGGGGCAAGCTGCTCCTTTCAAATGAGATATTGGAAGACGGTGTATTAGCTTGGAGGGATGGGAAAATCATCTATGCTGGGATACCGGAAGGTCTTCCTGAACAGATTCGGCGAGAGGCTTCGCCGCTGTCTGTACCGGAACGCGGCCTCATTGTGCCTGGATTCATAGATATCCATGTACATGGTGGGAACGGAGAAGACTTTATGGACGCAAGCCCGGAGGTGTTGGACAAGATCACTTCTTTTCATAGTACACAGGGCACAACAGCGATGCTTGCGACTTCCATGACGGCTCCGAAAGAGCGACTGGATAGCGTACTTGCTGAAGTGGACCGCTACCGTTCGAGTGAAATGCCATATGCACAGCTTGAGGGTGTACATCTGGAGGGTCCGTTTTTCAGTCCGAAATGGCCTGGTGCGCAAAATCCGGAACACATCATTCTGCCTGATGTAACTTGGCTCGAAGCATGGGAAAAGCAATATCCCGGCCTGATCCGTCAAGTTACGTTGGCACCGGAGCGTGAAGGTGCGCTGGAAGTCATTTCATGGCTGCGAGAACAACGGATTACAGCGGCACTCGGCCACACGGATGCGACTTATGAAGAGGTGGAGCGGGCAGTGGAAGCAGGACTTCATCATGCGGTTCATACGTTTAATGCCATGACACCGCTGCATCACCGGCTACCGGGAGCTGCCGGAGCCGTGCTGAGTGATCCACGCATCAGCGCCGAGGTAATTGCCGATGGTATTCACGTACACCCTGCGGCGATATCAATTCTTGCTGAATTGAAGCAACATAACGATCAACTCGTGTTGATCACGGATGCCATGTCTGCTGCGGGATTGGATGACGGGGAATACAAGATTGGTGACCTGCCCGTAATCGTAAAGCATGGCGAGGCCAGACTGAAGGACGGCGGCGCATTGGCGGGAAGCACACTGACGATGATTCGCGGTTTCCGTTACCTGGTACAGGAAGTGGGCTTGAGCCTGAACGCTGCATCACGTGCAGCAAGTCTGACCCCGGCACGCCTGCTGGGCATTGATCACCGGACAGGTTCCCTGACTCAAGGAAAACAGGCAGATATCGTTTTGCTGAACGCGGAGCTGGATATTGAGGGTGTGTGGG
The nucleotide sequence above comes from Paenibacillus sp. W2I17. Encoded proteins:
- a CDS encoding MurR/RpiR family transcriptional regulator, which gives rise to MAAILRALQQELNNLPSQERRIAEVIMQSPSDIPGWTISHLAEQSGTSAATVTRFCKSFHFKGFPDFKMKLAAELSHASDETAYQDIVAGNSLSKIVEAIEANHLASIADTTRLLDLGRLEQAVQLLCQARRIDLYGVATSSIVTQDFYQKLVRIGKSCTAFSDSHMQITSASSLAEGDVAMAVSYSGETPETIDALHCAKQAGASTISLTSYGSNKLATVSDIPLFTSSLEEGMRRGDMASRIALLHVVDILFTGMVSADFDRFIPRLEQSYHNVQSYRVQHNGGA
- the nagB gene encoding glucosamine-6-phosphate deaminase, translated to MNIRIFENEEDLNATGAGLIASLLQTKPRAVLGLATGSSPVGIYKQLITLYQKGLVSFSQASSFNLDEYVGLPTEHRESYRSFMNEQLFNHIDIDIARTQVPDGQAADLEQECNSYEQRLDDRGPVDLQLLGIGHNGHIGFNEPGTELTGRTHVVDLKDETRKANARFFDSIDEVPAQAITMGVGTILKAKQILLIARGEEKAEIIREAFMGPITTACPASLLQCHPNVVVLLDRAAGRLVR
- the nagA gene encoding N-acetylglucosamine-6-phosphate deacetylase codes for the protein MTGANSHEPGSQRDENIFLLRGKLLLSNEILEDGVLAWRDGKIIYAGIPEGLPEQIRREASPLSVPERGLIVPGFIDIHVHGGNGEDFMDASPEVLDKITSFHSTQGTTAMLATSMTAPKERLDSVLAEVDRYRSSEMPYAQLEGVHLEGPFFSPKWPGAQNPEHIILPDVTWLEAWEKQYPGLIRQVTLAPEREGALEVISWLREQRITAALGHTDATYEEVERAVEAGLHHAVHTFNAMTPLHHRLPGAAGAVLSDPRISAEVIADGIHVHPAAISILAELKQHNDQLVLITDAMSAAGLDDGEYKIGDLPVIVKHGEARLKDGGALAGSTLTMIRGFRYLVQEVGLSLNAASRAASLTPARLLGIDHRTGSLTQGKQADIVLLNAELDIEGVWVKGRRIGESY